GGGTTCACGCTGACGCCGTTCTCGTGGGGCAGCATCCGCTCCAACATCGGCGTGGACAGCTACACCAACCAGAACAACATCCTGCGCCACCCGCAGAGCTCGTACGGCATCAACAACAACGGGATCATCGACGTCGCCAACGACATCACGCGCAACCTGTCGACGCAGACGGTCCTGAACTTCAACCGGCGCGACGTGGGCCGCGGATTCGCGCTCACCGGGCTGGTGGGGAACGCCATCCGCGACGACAAGTCGAACGTGGACGCGTCGCAGGGGCAGAACTTCCTGGAGCTCGACTTCCCCACCGTCAACAACACGCTCCAGCGCACCAGCACCACCACCATCACGCAGCGGCGCCTGGTGAGCGGCTTCGCCAGCGCGACGCTCGACTACAAGCGCGTGCTGTTCGTGACGGCCACGGGGCGTAACGACTGGACCTCGACGATCCCCAAGAACGCGAACTCGTTCTTCTACCCGTCGCTCTCGTCCAGCTTCATCTTCAGCGACGCCTTCCCGTCGGTCGGGCGCTTCATGACGGGCAAGCTGCGGGCGGCATACGCCGAGGTGGGCCGCGACGCGCGCCCGTACGCCTTCGTGCCGGCGCTGGAGAGCAAGACCACCGCGTTCGGCGGGTACGGCTACGGCTTCACGGGGCCCAACCCCAACCTGCGGCCCGAGTTCGCCCGCTCGTACGAGTTCGGCACCGAGCTGGGCTTCTTCGAGGACCGGCTGGGGCTGGACGTGACGATGTACCGCAAGCGCACCATCGACCAGATCCTGAACGACGTGCGCGGCAGCTACGCCACGGGCTACATCCTGTTCAACCTGAACGGCGGCGAGACGCGCAACACCGGCGTCGAGGTGACGCTGCGCGGCACCCCGCTGGAGCGCGACCGTTTCTCGTGGGACTTCCAGGTCAACTTCGACCGCTCGCGCGGCAAGGTGATCGCGCTGCCCAACGCGCTTCCCGAGACGTACGTCTCCGACACGTGGCTGTACGGCAACGTGCGCAACGGCACGCGCGCGGGTCTCTCCACCCGCTCGCTCACGGGGCAGTACTACCTGCGCAACAACCGCGGCGAGATCCTGATCGACCCCACCACGGGGCTTCCGCTGCGCTCCACGCTGTTCATCGACGCCGGCTACGACCGCCAGCCGGACTGGACGGCGGGCGTGACGAACACCCTTCGCTTCGGGCGCTCGTCGCTCAGCTTCCTGGTGGACCTGCGCCGGGGCGGCGACGTGCTGAACGCCACGCAGCACTACCTCACGCAGCGCGGGCTCACCATGGGGACGCTGGACCGGTTCGAGCCCCGCGTGATCAACGGCGTGCTGCGCGACGGCAAGGAGAACTCCGCCAACCCGACGCCGAACACCATCGCGGTGGTGCCGGGGATCAGCACCGGCTACTACACCGGGATGAGCGAGGAGCTCTTCATCGAGCAGGACATCAACTGGCTGCGCCTGCGTGACGTGACGCTGCGCGTGGGGCTGCCCCGCCGCTTCGGGCAGAACTCCAGCGTCTTCATCACCGGCACCGACCTGTACATGGCCACCAACTACTCGGGGCTCGACCCGGTGGTGAACGGCAACAGCGCCGCGGTGGGCGGGTCCGGCGCCGCGGGGATCGACTTCGGCAACTTCGCCATGCCTCGCGGCATCAACATCGGCATCAACACGAGCTTCTGAAGATGAGAAGAACATACATCCCGCTCCTCGCGGGCTCGCTGAGCCTGCTGGGCGCGTGTGACAACTTCCTGGACGTAAACACCAATCCGAACGCCCCGGAGCAGGTGCAGTCCAACCTGTACCTTTCGCCGATGCTGCACTGGATGGTGACGGGGCAGCAGTTCGACGGCCGCTTCATCGGGCGGTACGCGCAGGAGTGGACGCTCCCGGGAACGAGCCTTTCCACGTGGGACCGGATGGGCTACGACCCGGCCAGCGACAACTCCGGCCAGGTGTGGCGCGACGTGTACTGGTCGTTCGGGCAGAACCTGATCGACATGACCACCAAGGCCGAGGCGGAGCAGCGCTACGACCTGCTGGGAATCGCGCAGTTCCTGAAGGCGTGGGGGTGGCACCAGCTCACCACCATGCACGGCGAGATCATCATCAAGGAGGCGAACGACCCGTCGCGGACCACGTTCACCTACGACTCGCAGGAGTTCGCGTACCAGGAGATCCTGCGCCTGCTGGACCTCTCCATCGCGAACCTGAAGCGCACCGACGGCGCGGTGGACGCGGCGTACGTGGGGCGTACCGACAAGATCTACAACGGCGACCGCACCAAGTGGCTCAAGTTCGCGTACGGCCTGCGGGCGATGACGCTGAACCACTTCTCCAACAAGCCGGCGCTGTACAAGCCGGCCGCCGTGATCGCGGCCGTGGACAGCTCGTTCGCGAGCAGCGCCGACGACGCGCTCCTTTCGTACCCGGGCACCAACAACGACGACCGCAACTTCCTGGGCCGCACCCGCAACAACATCACCGCCTACCGCCAGACGAAGTTCGTGGTGGAGCTGATGAACGGGACGCACTTTGGCACCGTGGACCCGCGGATGAGCAGGATGCTGGCCCCGTCGCCGGACGGGCAGTTCCGCGGGCTGGACCCGAACGTGGTGAACTTCGGCGCCCTGACCGCCGCCCAGCAGCCGAACAACCTGTTCGGCTACCCGGGCACGGGCGGGCTGCAGCTGCCGGGGCGCTACATGTTCGACGACAAGTCGCGCCTGCCGGCCATGACGTACTCGCAGCTGCAGTTCATCAAGGCCGAGGCGGCCTTCCGCATGGGCGACCGCACGACGGCGCGCAACGCGTACTTCAACGGGGTGTCGGCGCACATCGACTTCGTGAACGCGCGCAACTCCGAGGTCAACCCGCTCCTGCCGCAGATCACCGCGGCGGAGAAGGCGGCGTTCCTGGCCAGCCCGGCCGCGATGCCGGCGGCGGCCAGCCTCGGCCTCACCCACATCATGTCGCAGAAGTACATCGCGCAGTGGGCATGGGGGCACAACGAGCTGTGGATGGACCTGCGCCGGTACCACTACACGGACCTGGACCCGTCCAGCGGCCGGCCGGTGTTCCCGGGGTTCGCGATCCCCACGACCCTGTACCCGGACAACGGCGGCAAGCCGGCGTACCGCATCCGCCCGCGCTACAACTCGGAATACGTGTGGAACCAGGCCGGTCTGCAGGCCATCGGCGGCCTCGCGGCGGACTACCACACGAAGCCTCTCTGGATCACCGAACCTTAACGGATGATGATGAGACTCAGAGCATTCGCGGCGCTGCTGTGCGCCGCCGCCGCCCTGTCCGGGTGCGAGGAGAACGCGGTCCAGACCATCGACGTGCCCGCGGTGGGTGCGCAGGTCAGGTTCTTCAACTTCGGGCTGAACGCGCCGGGCGTGAACTTCTACGCCAACAACATGAAGGTGACGGCGATCAGCACCGCCGCGTGCACGCCGCCCACGGACCCGGCGTGCACCACCACCGGGCTCGAGGCCACGACCGGGGTCGCCTACGGCAGCATCGTGGCGGGCGGACTCTACTCGACGATCGCCCCCGGCCAGTACACGCTCACCGGGCGGATCGCCGCGGCGACGGACAAGGATCTCCCGATCTCGAGCGTCTCGGCGACGCTGGCGAACGGCATGGCCTACTCGTACTACCAGAGCGGGCTGTACAACACGACGACGAAGCAGTCGGATGCCTTCGTCGTCGAAGATCCGATCCCCGCGGCCGTGGACTTCACCGTCGCCCAGGTGCGGTTCGTGAACGCGATCCACAACTCCAGCCCCATGACGCTCTACGCCAAGAGCACGGTGGACGGCCAGGAGTACGCCATCGGCGGGCCGGTGGCGTACAAGTCGGCGGGCGCGTTCACGCCGGTGCCGGGCGCGAACTACGATCTGAGCACGCGCGTGGCGGGATCGACCACCAACGTGATCGTGCGGACCGGGGTGTCGTTCGTGGCGGGGCGGATGTACACCATCAGCTCCCGCGGTGACATGACGGTCACGGGTACGACGGCGACCAACCGGCCGTTCCTGGACAACACCGCCAACCGCTAGTTCACCAAGGAAGCAGGAGACCGGGGCGCGCCGAGTGGCGCGCCCCGGTTTTTTATTTCGCGCAGAGACGCAGGGAGAGAACAACAGAAAAGCCTCACACAGAGAGCACAGAGGGAACTACAAGCCACAGAGGAAGCCTCAAGCTGTTTTCTCTGTGTCTCTGTGTCTCTGTGTGAGCCATGCAGTTGCAGTTGCGCCGACGCCCCGTCCGGTGCCAGACTGAGCGGATGCCCGGCCCGCCAAGCCCCCCGAGCCAGCGAACACGATGAAGATCATCCCGTTCCGTTGTACGCCCGCCGCGCTCGCGCTTCTGCTGGCGGCGTGCGCGCCCCCGCCCGCCATCGCGCCCTCGCCCGCGGCCGTGGCGGGCCCCGCCGCCTCGCCCGACGCACCGCCGCCGGTGCAGCGCGAGTTCCGGGGCGTGTGGGTGGCCACCGTCGCCAACATCGACTGGCCGTCGCGCCCCGGCCTCCCCGCGGACAGCCAGCGCGCGGAGATGGTGCGCATCCTGGACCGCGCCGCGGCCATGAAGCTGAACGCCATCGTCCTGCAGGTGCGGCCCGCGGGGGATGCGCTCTATCCGTCCGCGCTGGAGCCGTGGTCGGAGTACCTCACGGGGGCGCAGGGGCGCGCGCCGTCGCCCGCGTACGACCCGCTGGAGTTCGCGGTGGCGGAGGCGCACCGGCGCGGGCTGGAGCTGCACGCCTGGTTCAACCCCTACCGCGCGCGGCACCCCTCCGCCACCACGCCGCAGGCGCCGTCGCACCTCAGCAGCACGCGCCCGGGGCTGGTGCGCGCGTACGGCCGGCACCTGTGGATGGACCCCGGCGAGGACTCGGTGCGCGCCCATTCGCTGGCCGTGATCCGCGACGTGGTGCGCCGCTACGACGTGGACGGCGTGCACATCGACGACTACTTCTACCCGTACAAGGAGCGCGACGCGGCCGGCAAGCTGATCGACTTTCCGGACGACTCTTCGTACGCGCGCTACCAGCGCGGCGGCGGGCGTCTGGGGCGCGACGACTGGCGGCGCAGCAACGTGGACCGCTTCGTGGAGGAGATGTACCGCACGGTGAAGCGCGAGAAGCCGTGGGTGCAGGTGGGGATCTCGCCCTTCGGCGTGTGGCGCCCCGGTTATCCGCCGCAGATCACCGGCTTCGACGCGTACCAGGAGCTCTACGCGGACTCGCGGAAGTGGCTGCGCGAGGGGTGGGTGGACTACTTCACCCCGCAGCTCTACTGGCAGACGGCGCGCACCGGCGTCAGCTACCCCGTGCTCCTGGGGTGGTGGATCGGCGAGAACGTGCACGCCCGGCACATGTGGCCCGGCAACTTCACCAGCCGCGTGGGGAACGCCACCGAGGGGAACTGGCGCACCGACGAGATCATCGAGCAGATCTACATCACGCGCGGCCAGGCGGGCGCCACGGGGAACGTGCACTTCAGCATGAAGATCTTCATGCAGAACCCCGACTCGCTGGTGGACCGCCTCACCAACGACGCCTACCGCGAGCCGGCGCTCATCCCCGCCACGCCCTGGCTGGGCGGCCGCGCCCCGTCGCGCCCGGCGGTGGCGCTGGAGGGGTCCACGGTGCGCTTCACCCCCGGCGCGGGCGCTCCGCCCGCGCGCTGGGTGGTGCAGTCGCGCCACGGCGACCGCTGGCGCACCGCCATCCTCCCCGGCGGCGCACGGTCGCACGCGTTGGCGGCCGACTCTCTGCCGCTGCGCGCAGTCGCCGTCTCCGGCGTGGACCGGCTGGGGAACCAGAGCGCGCCCGTAGTGGTGCAGGCTCCCTGACGTTCAATCGCGGCCGGAGAGAAGGCGTATGCCAAAGATCGGTGTCCTGACGATTCACGGGATGGGCGAGCAGGAGGAGGACTTCGACAGCCATCTCAGGGCGGAGCTCGACCAGCGCTTCTCCGACGAGGTCAGAAGCGACGTCGTGTACGAGTCCATCTGGTTCAGCGGCCTGATCCAGGGGCGGCAGGACCAGGTGTGGGAGGCGATGCGCGACCGCCAGATCGACATGCACGGGCTGCGCAAGTTCTTTCTGTACTACTTCAGCGACGCGACCACCTACGTGGGGCGCCCGGACCCCGCCGACGCCGTATACCGCAAGGTGCACCACTACATCCGCGGCCGCCTCGACGCGCTGCGCGAGAAGCTGGGCGGCGAGGACGGGCCGACCGTGGTGATCGCCCATTCGCTCGGCTGCCAGGTGATCTCGGACTACATCTGGGACGCGGCGAAGGGGATCGGGATCTGGCACGGCGGCGCGCCGGCGACGGAGTTCCAGCGGCTGGGGACGGCGCGCTACCTCCTGACCTGCGGCTGCAACATCCCGCTCTTCGTATCGGGCCTTCCCAAGATCGTGGCCATCGAGCGCCCCAATCCACGCTTCCGGTGGATCAACTTCTTCGACCGCGACGACGTGCTCGGCTGGCCGCTGAAGCCGCTGAGCGACGGCTTCGACCGCTCCTACGCCCGCACGGTGGACGAGGACCGCGAGATCAACGTGGGCGGCATCAAGGGCCTGACCCCCCTCAGCCACACCGAGTACTGGAAGAGCGCAGCCTTCACCTCCCCCGTCGCCAAGCTGATCGAGGAGCTCCACGCGGAGGGGTGAACCGCATGAGCGCTGACGGAAGGCTCACGCGGAGGCGCGGAGACGCGGAAGAGAGCCGCAACTGCATGGCTCACACAGAGACACAGAGACACAGAGAGAACCGCAAAAAGGTTTTCTCTGTTGTTCTCTCCCTGCGTCTCTGCGCCTCTGCGTGAGTAATGCTGTTTTACGGAGCCGAGGTGTCCGGCTGAGGGGCAAGCGAGTCGGGAGCCAGGGAGTCGGGGACGGGGCGGGCGGGGGCGACCACGCGGCCACCCATCACGCGGCATGCGCCCGCGGGCTCGGTGCCGGCGATGAAGTACTCGCGGCGGGCTGCCGCGGCCGGGCAGGTGCCGGTGAGGGGGCGCCGCGTCACCGCGTCCGCCGCCACGGCGACGACGCCGGCCGGCATCGCCCAGGGGGCGGGGGAGCGGCGGCGGGCGTAGGCGGAGCGCATCATCTCCCCCCAGATGGGCGCGGCCAGGGTGCCGCCGAACGCATCCCGGCCGATGGAGCGCGGCCGGTCGAAGCCCAGCCACACCGCCGTCACCATCTCCGGCGTGTAGCCCACGTACCAGACGTCGGTGCCGTCGTTGGTG
This is a stretch of genomic DNA from Longimicrobium sp.. It encodes these proteins:
- a CDS encoding TonB-dependent receptor; this encodes GFTLTPFSWGSIRSNIGVDSYTNQNNILRHPQSSYGINNNGIIDVANDITRNLSTQTVLNFNRRDVGRGFALTGLVGNAIRDDKSNVDASQGQNFLELDFPTVNNTLQRTSTTTITQRRLVSGFASATLDYKRVLFVTATGRNDWTSTIPKNANSFFYPSLSSSFIFSDAFPSVGRFMTGKLRAAYAEVGRDARPYAFVPALESKTTAFGGYGYGFTGPNPNLRPEFARSYEFGTELGFFEDRLGLDVTMYRKRTIDQILNDVRGSYATGYILFNLNGGETRNTGVEVTLRGTPLERDRFSWDFQVNFDRSRGKVIALPNALPETYVSDTWLYGNVRNGTRAGLSTRSLTGQYYLRNNRGEILIDPTTGLPLRSTLFIDAGYDRQPDWTAGVTNTLRFGRSSLSFLVDLRRGGDVLNATQHYLTQRGLTMGTLDRFEPRVINGVLRDGKENSANPTPNTIAVVPGISTGYYTGMSEELFIEQDINWLRLRDVTLRVGLPRRFGQNSSVFITGTDLYMATNYSGLDPVVNGNSAAVGGSGAAGIDFGNFAMPRGINIGINTSF
- a CDS encoding RagB/SusD family nutrient uptake outer membrane protein, producing MRRTYIPLLAGSLSLLGACDNFLDVNTNPNAPEQVQSNLYLSPMLHWMVTGQQFDGRFIGRYAQEWTLPGTSLSTWDRMGYDPASDNSGQVWRDVYWSFGQNLIDMTTKAEAEQRYDLLGIAQFLKAWGWHQLTTMHGEIIIKEANDPSRTTFTYDSQEFAYQEILRLLDLSIANLKRTDGAVDAAYVGRTDKIYNGDRTKWLKFAYGLRAMTLNHFSNKPALYKPAAVIAAVDSSFASSADDALLSYPGTNNDDRNFLGRTRNNITAYRQTKFVVELMNGTHFGTVDPRMSRMLAPSPDGQFRGLDPNVVNFGALTAAQQPNNLFGYPGTGGLQLPGRYMFDDKSRLPAMTYSQLQFIKAEAAFRMGDRTTARNAYFNGVSAHIDFVNARNSEVNPLLPQITAAEKAAFLASPAAMPAAASLGLTHIMSQKYIAQWAWGHNELWMDLRRYHYTDLDPSSGRPVFPGFAIPTTLYPDNGGKPAYRIRPRYNSEYVWNQAGLQAIGGLAADYHTKPLWITEP
- a CDS encoding DUF4397 domain-containing protein, whose amino-acid sequence is MRLRAFAALLCAAAALSGCEENAVQTIDVPAVGAQVRFFNFGLNAPGVNFYANNMKVTAISTAACTPPTDPACTTTGLEATTGVAYGSIVAGGLYSTIAPGQYTLTGRIAAATDKDLPISSVSATLANGMAYSYYQSGLYNTTTKQSDAFVVEDPIPAAVDFTVAQVRFVNAIHNSSPMTLYAKSTVDGQEYAIGGPVAYKSAGAFTPVPGANYDLSTRVAGSTTNVIVRTGVSFVAGRMYTISSRGDMTVTGTTATNRPFLDNTANR
- a CDS encoding family 10 glycosylhydrolase, giving the protein MKIIPFRCTPAALALLLAACAPPPAIAPSPAAVAGPAASPDAPPPVQREFRGVWVATVANIDWPSRPGLPADSQRAEMVRILDRAAAMKLNAIVLQVRPAGDALYPSALEPWSEYLTGAQGRAPSPAYDPLEFAVAEAHRRGLELHAWFNPYRARHPSATTPQAPSHLSSTRPGLVRAYGRHLWMDPGEDSVRAHSLAVIRDVVRRYDVDGVHIDDYFYPYKERDAAGKLIDFPDDSSYARYQRGGGRLGRDDWRRSNVDRFVEEMYRTVKREKPWVQVGISPFGVWRPGYPPQITGFDAYQELYADSRKWLREGWVDYFTPQLYWQTARTGVSYPVLLGWWIGENVHARHMWPGNFTSRVGNATEGNWRTDEIIEQIYITRGQAGATGNVHFSMKIFMQNPDSLVDRLTNDAYREPALIPATPWLGGRAPSRPAVALEGSTVRFTPGAGAPPARWVVQSRHGDRWRTAILPGGARSHALAADSLPLRAVAVSGVDRLGNQSAPVVVQAP